The Candidatus Omnitrophota bacterium genome contains a region encoding:
- a CDS encoding VanZ family protein, whose amino-acid sequence MKSRSLNYWIPVYCFAGAITALSSIPGSADLSAFPQSDKLIHILEYIPLGMAASWACFRSRPKTPWSIIIAVAVAGCLAFGIIDEFRQLGVLGREADPVDVGFDVIGAFLGAMVMYVSVLARLRKS is encoded by the coding sequence ATGAAATCGCGGTCTTTGAACTATTGGATTCCGGTCTACTGCTTTGCCGGTGCCATTACGGCGCTTTCGAGTATCCCCGGCAGCGCAGACCTCTCCGCATTCCCGCAATCCGACAAATTGATCCATATTCTGGAGTACATTCCCTTGGGAATGGCTGCATCCTGGGCCTGTTTTCGCAGCCGTCCCAAAACTCCGTGGTCGATCATAATCGCGGTGGCTGTGGCAGGTTGTTTGGCCTTTGGAATTATTGATGAATTCCGGCAGTTGGGTGTGCTGGGGCGGGAGGCAGACCCCGTTGATGTGGGTTTCGACGTTATCGGGGCATTTTTGGGTGCGATGGTGATGTATGTGAGCGTGCTTGCGCGATTGAGGAAATCTTAA